The window tgacttagaggaactataacaaaacgtgcgagtgttttttccccagagtttttgggttggtagacatgccagatacccacattaacctgtagaagcactaacaaagtggaatttgcatgctatgtcccctttaagtaattttgtaggaatggaatctaagatacaagttgttggtttagaacatgagattattttggtcagctgatcaagggtgatcagagagaagctgtctaaataattggtaggattctcagccgtttctgagatttctgttcttggtagggtattagtgccaattgagggcaggagatggttgatttgatttctaatagtaagaattttatcattaaagaaggtcataaagatattgctatttagggatcgaggaatactgggttcggtggaagtgtgactctctgtcagcctggctacagtgctgaagagaaacctggggttgtttttattctcttctattagttttgaatagtaggcagctcttgctttgtggagggccttcttatatgctttaacactattcttccagtctaggagatattcaacacggttgctggagcgccgcttcctttctagttttcttgatacttgttttaactcatgtgtcttggaattataccacggagctaatttactatgttttacacgtttcttttttagaggcgctattgagtctaatgttaatcgtaatgaccttacagagctatcgacgagatggtcaatctcagtggagctagggtttttaaagaatttgttggttgtatcgacggataatacgggtttaaatgtgatcggaattatttccttaaatttagctacagcactatcaggtagacatctagagaatgagttttttattagtggcatatattctgataatgacaaatcgaaggttattaaattatggtctgatagaattggattgcgcggaagtaccgttagatgttcaattttgacaccgtatgataatacaaggtcaagtgtgtggttacaacaatgagtacgttggtgtacacactgactgaaacctatTGAGTctagtattgaaataaatgctatgctaaggctatctttattattttcaacatgaatattaaagtcaccaacaataataattttatcggcctttaggactaggtttgataaaaactcagggaattccgttaaaaattcagaataagcccccggagcacggtaaactacagcaaatatgattggctgttggtatttcttggataggtgtggaagactaagaacaagactttcaaatgagttgtagcttagtttaggtttaggattaattaatagactggagttaaaaatagcagcaactccacctcctcgaccaaattctctgggaacgtgtgaatttacatgactggggggagtagattcatttagactgacatattcatcaggttgcagccacgtctcagtgagggacaataaatcaatgttgtgatctgagactagttcattaactaaaatagcctttgatgataatgatcttatggtcccaactctgggttgtcatttaatagacaagtgggatgaacgccgtctctcctaacaagaacaggtttcctccaaaaagtttgaagttaaaagaagttaaaagacaacatgcggctaaacatgtcatcacctgttgtgttagggAGAGGGCCAGAGAAAACTAGTGTCTGACATCGTTTTTGCATaagcacacaccgactcaacattaactttagtgacctccgacatatgaagccgggagtcgttgctgccgacgtgaattacgatctgactgtatttacgtttagtTAGGTGACTTCAACTTTCATTTATGTTACCAGTGACAGTCTTAGTTCAGCTGAACAATAAGGAGTACACCAGTATCAAATacgtgttttaaaacagacatcacagaagctggagaggaagaggcgTTCCACCAACCAAGGTGATTTTCACCTGGCCTGGAAAGATAGCCTGATATATAACAAGAAAGCACTGAGAgatgacagagagtcacagttcTACTGATCCATCTATTCCTCTTGCTCTGAGGAGCAATGATTTAATGAGCttctttacaaatacaattataaccaacagggggaaaaaatcaccACCTTCTCCTCATGAATAACACAAATCACAGATTCTTGACACATGGGACAACACGTCCTGCAGTAGAAACTGCTATTCggttaaaaaatttaaatatttttcaattgTAGATATTATGAGGGATTAACAATAGAATGTTTTCAACATTCTTATCcccttcaatttaatttaattgttattatatCAAATCTATCACACAGTCTTCCCACTACATCTAAAACATGAAGGCCACAGAGAAGGTTTCAAACATTCATGTGCAATAAAATGGATACAAGTATTTTGTAATGATTAAAACAAGCTTATTTCCAcataagaaaaactgaatataacCTATCAGAGCAAAATTGATCTTTAGTGACACCTGCACATTTCTTAAGGTTTCAAAGTTGTTTCCCAGTTTTTTGTCAACACCGTTAGACATTCATTAAATTGTTATAAAATCAGCCAATATTAGCGACAGCAGTCACTCTGAAGGAACCACTCATTTTCCACCTATGCAGAGTGCATCCATGGACGACAGGTTCAAATAAGTTTACTAGTTTTAGAATATTTAAAACTTATTAATATTTCCTGTGTCACAACCACTATATGTCAAATGTATCTGAGGAAATGGTTTAGAATGTTTATATCATTTCATTCTCTTGAAGTAGTTTGTTAGCATCAAGCTGAATAGAAAATGGCTGCTACATGAACTCCATGTGTTttctaagaaaaaaaaggtttgtgaaataaatgttttcttcaaatatCAATAGATCTTCATTGAAAGTAAATCTAAGTAACCCCCACCTGACGattgtttttcaaatcttttctAAGGCCCTGCTTGGGTGGGTCCACATATGTTCATTTACACCCAGTGCTCAAGTGTAAATTAATAGCAATTTAGTGTTTCAGATTTAACAGTTTCTTTCAAATCATGATCGCTCTCCTTTGTATGTAAACCTCTCTAACCCTATTCTGACTAGTTTTTCCAACAATGACAATGACCCTGTGTAGGTGTGTTAACAAACTTGTAGCTAAAGATAAAACCACATCAAAAAGGCTGTAATTTTTAAGAGTATAATTTTTAACAACTAAATTGGATACCTTGTTTCAGGGCCATGGGCAcactggtttgttgtgtttaggTGCGCTGCTCTGAATGGATGTTTTGGAGCTAATGTGGACTATTAATATATGGGTATGTTGTGTACTAAAAAGATCATAAATGGATAACCATTAGCAGCCTCAAACCACCAGTGTATTATAGCACTATGAAAAATACATCCATCATTacaatatttgtaatatattgtCCCTGTGGACACGGGACAAGAAAACTTCAATATGAACCCTAATTATTAAATTCAACCATGATCTAATTAACCACAGTTACAGTATTATTTAAAAGTGGATATTTTACTATTGATGGACATGTCGTTAGAGtcaggacagtttgtctccatagagaaagtgtgtggctcttaaaagagccgttgctTTGATGTCTCCTTAGAGTCGTTTACTTGGAGCTGGTGTACTTGGTCACGGCCTTGGTGCCCTCAGACACGGCGTGTTTAGCCAGCTCCccgggcagcagcaggcggacggCGGTCTGAATCTccctggaggtgatggtggagcGCTTGTTGTAATGAGCCAGACGAGAGGCCTCACCGGCGATGCGCTCGAAGATGTCGCTCACGAAGCAGTTCATGATGCCCATGGCCTTGGAGGAGATCCCAGTGTCGGGGTGGACCTGCTTCAGCACCTTGTACACGTAGATGGCGTAGCTCTCCTTCctggactttctcctcttctttccggCCTTACCGGGGGCCTTCGCCACCGCTTTCTTGGAGCCCTTCTTGGGCGCAGGCTTCGCTGGTTCAGGCATCGTCACGATATTAGTCGATCAAATGAATACAGACGTCAGTGGCCAGGCTGTAtttgaacacatcacatgtaaatCTATCTGTGCcgttccctctctgtcattggctgaatGTTGAGCGTCAGTGTAACAGCACGTGGGAGTGTCTCCACGTTCATGAGtccattattctgctgctgacagaggttGAACTGTAGAGCTCAACTGGAACATTTGGGGGTTAAGAAATGCAAGATGTCTGAaagtatatatgttattattattgatgttagTATCACATtagtatcatttaaaacaatctgaACTAAAGCAACctgataaatacacagctcTAAATGTTAAAGGTTAAGTGTGTAACAAGTATCAAACTTAGTGCTCCTCAGCTCCCCCCTCCTTTCCTGAGTGAGAGGAGAGCTACGGTGGCCCTAGTATGTCAAAATGTCTACGACAGCATCaagcattacattacattacattacattacattacattacataagtgcattcaaccatgcGGGTaaaaacccagaacaagaagaatcaaaaaagtacaattttcttcaagaaagcaaaactacaaagtgctataagtgaGTGCCATTTAAatgctactaaattgttagtttcaacttttattcaaggtatagtcagaagaggtgtgtttttagtttgcggtggaagCATTCTTCTATCCAGTGATGAGGTGTCTTTTttagtgtctttttttaaactgtcgTTGATAGTGTACATGGATATAAGTGTTACTGCGCAAAGGCAGCGCTCTATTACTGACGTTTGGTAGTAGTAGCTGAATGCTAATgcaagctaacgttagcaaacCAGTTATTTCATTGAATATGATCAGTCTTTAACAGCAAGGCAGCGTTAGCAGGAACTGTGTATTTCCCCTTAAAGAATGAAACAGCTGAGAGATTCAGAGAGGtgaaagggagaggaagaggaagaagaagaggtagAGGTCAGAGAGGCAGTggcagaggagctgtgaggGACAGACGAGGGAgagctggagcagctgctgcgagggaggaggaggaggaggaggaggagagagtggaaATACAACAAAGAAACTCAGTATTTTCAGCacgttattttattatattcctACATTGTCTGTGTGATATCCACAAGATAAAACTTATTTTATACCGCatctctgtgtttacatcttaCTGAGTAATGCTCCTGTAATATTATCTGAGACACCACTGAATGAATACTACATAGTTATAGTACATTAGAGGAATATGTTGACATGTAGACCTGTTATTGTTCTCAATATGTTGGATGAAAACGTTAGAGTCTACAACTAAtcactgaaataataatttagccaaaaataatataacaaatacagcaaataataaagccatgtctgtgtttctccctcCTTTATGCTTCCAGAGACTTATTCAGGAGATGAGGCTAGAAGAGTACAGAGAGCTGACCAACCAACTCCTGGAGAGGCAGCCAGGGTTACTCTTTGATGCCTTGATGATGCTTCAGCACAGGCATGGTAACCCATCTTTAGCTGGAGTGCCAGGGTTACCATGGTGTACTTGTGGTAACTGTGGGGACATGCCTACTGACCGGGAGAGAAAATGCTGTGGCCAGGATCATGAAAACTGTGTGAGTCGACAACCACGCTTCTCCCAGTACTGCCTAGAAGAATTTCTTTTAAGAATTCACAGCCAGTACCGGGAGGATGTTACGGTACTAGGCCATATTAGAGAACCTGGGGATGACAACAGGGAGCAGCGTTATGCGGCCTATCgccaactttatttattggcAACATGGCTCTTTAGGTCGGGGAAACCGTCTTATCATCCCCAGCTGCTGTGTTCGTAGGATCAGAGACATGTTCCCTGATCCACAAGGACAGTACACAGGTTTCATTCCTGGCCTCTGAGTTTTCTTTCAGGCCCTCTGGAATCTTCATTTAGTATCTGTAGTATTCACACACCTGCATAAGCATCTTCAGAGCATCACACATACAATATATGGACATGACTATTAtttatcttgtttattttcctatttcaattaaaaaatctgtttacattttactatgtatttttatatatattcttgtTAGCCTTTTCTCAATTGAGTTTATACTATGatatacttatttatttatatggttaataatttatgtttgttgatttgAGTATATACTAGGATATACttatttatattgttaataatttatgtttgttgaaTTGAGTTTATACTACAATGTTaattgcaataataaaaaaaaactaaagaaattcCATAGATTAGCTGTATTTCTTTTGTACATAAGATACACATTTATCAACAAGTTGGTGTTTCTGAGATGCATCATGATTAAGCTTTGCCCTCTGCGGGCATCTGGACAGCCAGTTAATCCCTCATAACATCTACAATTGAAAAATTATGGTTTGTAAAGTCTTCTTGTAAAGCCGTCTGAAActgaaatcacagttttaaaCCATTCATTATCTGATACACTTCAACTATTTTGGGAATGTAAAtgatcatcaatcaatcaatcaatcaaattttatttgtatagcccatattaacaaatcacaatttgtctcatagggctttaacaaggtgtgacatcctctctccttaaccctcaacaagagtaaggaaaaactactaaaaaacccttttaacagggtaaaaagaaggtagaaacctcagagagccacatgtgagggatccctctcccaggacggacagaagtgcaatagatgtcaagtgtaaaggagaacatcagaaagataaaggttttagcaacattgataagggtaaatattttgaagcataactgaaggtcaatgaattggtggattattgtcagtaatggtcgagtatctgaggagaaatactatgtatcaagcagtcctgctgcaatcatagtctatggtcagctgccaccacgatcatgatccaccatcaagaattgtttttattaatgttgcatgttaaccctaaccctaatgtTCTGTTGATGAATTCCTCTCATGCCACTGTTACAATTATGATCAAGgctgcaaatatttcactttattttaagggCTCCAATCCCTGGGGGACTTTCAAAACAATTGGGATGTATTACTAAAGGcatctttttaaatgacttttgataaatgtttgcaCTGAGTAGATCAGTTTCTCAGAAAAAGCAAGGTCAACTCAGGTTCTTAAAGTTTACACATGTATTTTAGAACTCAACTCagttaaaataaacagtttatttcaTTGCAGCTCTGACTCTGGTTCCTTTTAACATGTGAAGTGAAAGCAGCaattttaatgaatatttgatTAATAGCAAGGCGGGTCTTAGTCTGCATGCTTTCCAATGTGTATAATTTGAAAAGCTACTAATGTAACAACTATTTAACTGTACACTGTTTTGTATATAGTATTGTGAAATACTGAcagctgtttgctgttgttaaattaatgttgtaaagctaaaataaagtttaatgttttttaaacctGTAAAAATATTTCTTGTAATATACTGTAGCTACTTAACAGAAATTAATTGCATTTGTGTAATACTTTATTGGCCAGATATTTACTTCAAATTCTTTAGTcagttatttacagtgtattaTATGTATGAACAGTCAGTAACTAGTGAGGGCAGCGGNNNNNNNNNNNNNNNNNNNNNNNNNNNNNNNNNNNNNNNNNNNNNNNNNNNNNNNNNNNNNNNNNNNNNNNNNNNNNNNNNNNNNNNNNNNNNNNNNNNNNNNNNNNNNNNNNNNNNNNNNNNNNNNNNNNNNNNNNNNNNNNNNNNNNNNNNNNNNNNNNNNNNNNNNNNNNNNNNNNNNNNNNNNNNNNNNNNNNNNNNNNNNNNNNNNNNNNNNNNNNNNNNNNNNNNNNNNNNNNNNNNNNNNNNNNNNNNNNNNNNNNNNNNNNNNNNNNNNNNNNNNNNNNNNNNNNNNNNNNNNNNNNNNNNNNNNNNNNNNNNNNNNNNNNNNNNNNNNNNNNNNNNNNNNNNNNNNNNNNNNNNNNNNNNNNNNNNNNNNNNNNNNNNNNNNNNNNNNNNNNNNNNNNNNNNNNNNNNNNNNNNNNNNNNNNNNNNNNNNNNNNNNNNNNNNNNNNNNNNNNNNNNNNNNNNNNNNNNNNNNNNNNNNNNNNNNNNNNNNNattattattagtattattaatGGCTATTACAAATGTACTcatgataaaaatatatattcgcAATGAGGAATcctgaacacatttaaaaatagaaagtcTGAAGAACCTCATGAAATGATCAATTACGACAATGCCATCGGTTTAGCAAGCAGATGATGAAAGCCTGGTCCTCACACAGGAAAAGACCGGCGCCTTACGATATGGATCATGCTCTGGCTTCGATTAAGTATGTCGATTCTGTCCGCCTGAATGAGTTTCCATTTACTTAGCCATCGACTTAAAGTTTTTGGACGCCCATGATGGGCTTGCTGTAGGTCAGCCAGGTGGCAATTCCAGACTGTGCAGTATTGAGGGTATACGAAGTGTCTGGCTGACTTTGTCTCTCTTGAACTTTTAGTGAGCCTTagaatgaaatgaaaccatGCGCTGAAATGAGACTGGAATTGTATACAACATAAGCCTATGAACCTGGTGAGATACGACTTGTTGTAAACACATCACTGAAGCGCTTCAACCATATTGAAGCTCTGAATAATTGTAATTACCACAGCAGAGGTTGCTCTGGGTTGGTGGGGCCAAGCGTCATTAGGAGCACATGGCTAACCTCCTGACTAGGGTTTGTCTCGTAGTTGAGGCCTTCCTGAAACTGACCCTGGGGTTCAAAATGAATACCTCCCGTAAGGAACGATTCGCCTAATGATGTCCTAATTTTTT of the Hippoglossus stenolepis isolate QCI-W04-F060 chromosome 10, HSTE1.2, whole genome shotgun sequence genome contains:
- the LOC124852581 gene encoding histone H2B-like codes for the protein MPEPAKPAPKKGSKKAVAKAPGKAGKKRRKSRKESYAIYVYKVLKQVHPDTGISSKAMGIMNCFVSDIFERIAGEASRLAHYNKRSTITSREIQTAVRLLLPGELAKHAVSEGTKAVTKYTSSK